One Thermococcus sp. M36 genomic window, CTGTAATCTGAAGGCCCACCTCTGCCGTCGGTAAGAGGCTTGTTATGCCCGCGAAGAACAGGGATATCGCTATCAGTCCCAGAAGAGTGGGGTATCCTGAGAGAATGTCTGGAAGATCTCCCATGAGTGCTATGGCCCCTTCGTCTCCTCCGTAGACGTAGCTCAGGAGCCTTTCGGGGGTCGTTGGAGCTATGGCGTAGACCACTATCACGGTTGACAGCAGGCTGATGAGGAGCTGTATGAGGATGCCCGTTCCTATGATGAGCCGCGGGTTAAAGCGCTCGTTAAGGAAGCTGCCGAGCATGAGGTAGAAGGCAAATCCCAGCCCGACACCGTAGAGGGCCCTCATTGCGGCGTCCCTGATGAGGTTGAGCGTGAGGGGGGTCGTGGCCACGAGCATGTGTTTTGCCAGCCCGAGGAACGTCGCGTTTTCCGGTATCTGGGTCTTAAACGCTATGGCTGTTACGACAACTGAGATGACGAAGACCAGGGAGCCTACGGCCATGATGGTGAAGGTCTTTTCCTTGGCGCGGGTGAGTATCAGGAACACTATGGCGAGCATCGGGAGTTTTGCAACGAGCCTCCCAATGGCTCCGGTTCCGACAACCGGTGAGAGGACGCTGAGCATGACGTTGGCCGCGTAGTACGAGATGAACAGTATCACCGTTGCAAGGATCGCGATTATCATGGCGGGCCTCCTGGCCACTTTCCTGTAAAGTTCAACGAAGTAATAGCCGGATTTCATAACGGCCTCAGCCTCAAGTATCGCCACGTACGCGAACAGCGCCAGGAAAACCAGGTGGACCGCCATCCCTGTTATCCCGTACTGGAGCCAGAACTGCGGGAAGAGCCCCAGCGTCCCGATCCCGGTCGCAAAGCCCGCCA contains:
- a CDS encoding sodium-dependent transporter translates to MDDVKKWTLYLMFLVAGFATGIGTLGLFPQFWLQYGITGMAVHLVFLALFAYVAILEAEAVMKSGYYFVELYRKVARRPAMIIAILATVILFISYYAANVMLSVLSPVVGTGAIGRLVAKLPMLAIVFLILTRAKEKTFTIMAVGSLVFVISVVVTAIAFKTQIPENATFLGLAKHMLVATTPLTLNLIRDAAMRALYGVGLGFAFYLMLGSFLNERFNPRLIIGTGILIQLLISLLSTVIVVYAIAPTTPERLLSYVYGGDEGAIALMGDLPDILSGYPTLLGLIAISLFFAGITSLLPTAEVGLQITESLLRVGRNRAAAYLIGAAAVIGVLDSAPAVADMALKTVTAATFFTAIYELYPVVAFRERLPARGILAGTALVLFLIGGIHAVVTEFRAGGLYIASGVLAVVLILFGLFGDRIVPAPEEAL